The genome window GTAAACGtccaaaaacattgtttcaTGTCCTGTATCTATTTGATCTCAACTAACTTTGATCTCaagtaacttttattcttgtgttttatgtgtcctaatgtttctattttgtttttaactgtctattcatgtgttttattaatttttaatgtttatgatttttaactgtttgtacttgtgttttatctgtttaactgatttcgtgtaaagcactttgaattgccctgttgctgaaatgtgctctacaaataaagctgccttgccttgcctcaaGGTTTGTGAGTGAGGATCCCTGTACACTTTATTTTGCTTACCAATAAACTATAATGTAGCATTGAATGTGAAATATATTAGCCATCATTAAATGTGCTTTCAACACTCCACATGTTGCACGCTACAGTCAACTCTGTAAATGAATGGCATACACAGTGGTGAAGTAATCGTTTTAAAGCATTACTATTCTGAATTTATTTGCTCTACATTTGTAAATTCTGGCCCAAAGTCAAGGTGGCATTGACCGTCACCACTGAACGACAGTAGTATTAACCCTCTTATTGCTTTTCCCGTCGGCCATGCACCTGTTTTCCTCTTCTGTATTGCCAAAgcataaagtatacattattatgtgTTACACCTTCTTAGCTACCTTTTATTATCACCTATTACCACTAGTGTCACACTTCTTTTAGGAAATCATGGTCAATTAACcttatttatataaaatcatacaaaatatttcaatgaagtattttgactaatagttaacaTCGGAGGAAGGTTTGTTGATGGATAATACATCAGTGTTTAGTCAGGATACtcttttaaaatcatttaattcTTTTTAATGGCAGCACATAATCACACCTGTTCGCACCTTGGTTTGCCGGTTTGTAAAGTGTACTAATAAAGTATCAACCAATACTGTGTTAAACTTagggcttatttttttttaaaatttaaatgtctGAATTACTATTATCAGCAAAGATAAATTGGCCTAATtgtgaaaaaagtaatttaatatACAAATTGAAGATATTCTTACCATGGGTAAGGTAGCCAAATGGGAGCCATACAGTTAAacttaaggattcactgtgccttccacatgtacagcatgtttaacattaaagtgcaatgtatacataatatataGCCATTCATTTTCATACATCTGGCCCAGTGTAACATGGaactcaattttatacaatatatttacaGAGGTAGGGGCGGTGTGTCTACaccttctctctttcagttaaggggtccttggtctaaaaaacgttgaagatcCCTGGTCTAGATTTCTCATTAAAAGCGCAAGTGAAATTTGCAGTGTGGTTCTTGACTGATGTTGCAGGGGGACAGTCGAGAGGTGGTGGCAGTGAAGGTGGTTAGCAAGAAGAGTCTAAACAAGGCATCTACAGAAAACCTGCTCACAGAGATTGAAATCCTCAAGACGATGCGGCACCCTCATATAGTCCAGCTAAAAGACTTTCAGGTAAGCTCATTTATTGCGTTTAGATGTGGTGTAGCTCATACAAGGAATTACGTTTTCACAGTCCATAAGATCTAATAAAATTATGCCCAAGCTCTATGTTGATGAAGGAGGCTGTGACATCATTAGAAggcacagcaaaacaaaaaaaacattactttctCTGGAAAGATGGTTACAAATCTTCTGTCCACgaaatatatgtattttctgGAATAAATTAAAATCATTATAATCTATGTACATTTAAATCCTTCCTTGATTGTCTGAATTCTTACCTTTCATCAGTGGGATGCTGATAATATTTATCTGATCATGGAGTGGTGTTCCGGTGGCGATCTCTGCCGCTTCATTCGCAGCCGCAGGATTTTACCTGAGAGGGTGGCCCGGCGCTTCCTGCAACAGATAGGTGAgtcatacatttttaacaaatcacCACATAAGCATGGGTTTCATGTTAACAACTTCTTTGTGTACCAGTTAATAAAATTATTATAacaattattattgttattgtttttaatctagACTTTTTGACAGCAATGCGCACATGTAAATTGATTGGAAAGCTTGGAAGTAACTCTCTCTAGTGGTAGAaataacatctttttttattttaaagattatttttggggaattttaggcctttaatgacaggacagctgaagaagtgaaaggggagagagaggggactgacatgcagcaaacgGGAGTAAACCTCTGGatatgtgcgcccgctctaccaactgagctatcagggcgcccatatcttttattttatacaaGTTTGTGCTTAGTGCAAACTTTAGGACTGCATGATGTGATTTTAGTATCACTGTGTGgatttgtatgtgtgtctgcaCAAACAGCCTGTGCCCTCCAGTTTCTTCATGAGCGAAACATCTCACACCTGGACTTGAAACCTCAGAACATCCTGCTCAGTGGCTCCGTCCTTAAACTAGCAGGTGATCCCATACTCACTTACACAGTCCCAATGATCCAGTAAACTCCTATTTATTTGCAGGTGGTAAAGATAATTTCAGCCACACACTAGACACCAAAAGAATGTAATTGTTATTGCGCTAGTGTACTGTTCTGTTTTGCAGGGCACAGGTCACATTTGCTTATCAAACTCAACTTCAACTTGTGGCTTCACACAACACCCATTTGTGCATTTGGCGTTATAAACACATCTGTTTTAGGAGGATTGTATCCAgtggaatcttttttttttcccactctgATTTGCTCTCAGATTTTGGTTTTGCCCAGTACATGTCGCCATGGGATGAGCAGAGTGTCCTAAGAGGTTCTCCTCTTTATATGGCTCCTGAGATGGTGTGCCGACGGCAGTATGACTCCAGGGTGGATCTCTGGTCAGTAGGAGTCATTCTCTATGGTGAGTACTTTGTGTTGACCTGTTCatctctttttaaaattaaaataccctCAACATGAATTGCACACTTCTTCAGATAGCTAATTAATTGTAATgctgttttattatatattcaGGCGACCAAAATGCATTCCCATGCACCGAGTCCGTTATTACCTTTTGTTATGCAGTGTAAGAGTTCCCTTTGATCAGTTCTATCATTACTTCTTTTTCAACAGCTAAAGGTTAATCAGTTGACCTGCCTGGCAGGTTTGAAAAAGCAGGTCACATCAAAATTCTGCCATTAATCATAAAATGGCAGCCTGGTTTGCTCCCTTTTCATTGTGGTACAGTGATTGAACAATGTGATAGCACTGTGTGGAGTGACAATGTCCAATACACAATGGGAGGGGGTTCTTGTACCTGTAGGTCCTGTAAAGACCAACAGCATGACATATTTAGGGTAGCTAAACTAAGATAGTTTTTGAATGCACTGTAAACATTGCATGACATATTTAGGGTAGGTAAACTAAGATAATTTTTGAATGCACTCTAAGCATTTGAAGAATGCATACCCTTTACCGGAAACTGAAGTAAAGTACAGTCTGGCAGTCTTAGTTTTCATCACTGTAGATTATCCTTTTGGAATAGGCTACTCAACattgtttgtttgcatgtagAGGCACTGTTTGGGCGAGCACCATTTGCATCGAGATCATACGCTGAATTGGAGGAGAAGATCCGGAGTAACCAACCTATTGAGGTAAGTTTTGTGCAATAAATTAGTTCATTATTTGTGAGTTGCTGGACTGAGACAGTCAGCAATCCAGCTCGAATATATGTAAATGTCTCACTGCTCGCACTTGTGCTTTAAAGCAGTGCTCCATTGTGGTACATATTTGTCATTTGATGGATGTTGAGCATACTCCAAATGTCACATACtgaattatttttggaataacGGAACTCTGTAAAGCAGGAGTGATTATTCTCAGAAAAGTTGCGTTTTATGAAAGGGACTAGATGCCAGTTTGCCACTGCAGCAAAAGTCGGTGCATGAAGTGCTGTATATCATTCAGTGATTGTTTCAGTAACGTTGTTGGGGTGtaaccgtttaaaaaaaaaaaaaatggaatcaTCCAAATATAAACACACCATCACATCACCTGGGAATTggagaacttaaaaaaaatataaactagTCTTTTTATAGGCTGGATTCACATCTGTTAGTATATTTTCCTTGTAATTAAGTTTTTAATGTTCACACTGCAATGCGCTTAgtttatttaaacacattttcactagttattaagctttttttctcactgtatTTGTGCATTTTCACCATTAAACCACTAGATGGCATACCATCACACTTCACCGGTATCCCACtacaaattaaatacaaattttagacttttttttacctgttttgTAAACAAGCCTACACACGCCTATAAAAGTTTTAAGTtaacaagaaaattaaaatgctaATCTATGAGTTGAATTAACGATATATATGTGTAAAAACACCTGTAAGTATTGTGGTAGAAATACTTATTCGATTAGTTTTGTCTTGTTCCTGATATGCCTGCTGGATATACCAACCAAATGTTAATTGCCATTGTGACAGTGAAGGATAACTGTACTTTTAATGATGGAAGGCTTTCAAAACACTTGAATGCTTGTGTGAAACATTAGGCATGAGCTGAATGGATAGCATCAGCATATGGCCCATTAACCAGGGATTCACATCGAGCTTTAAGGTCATCTtttgattaaaagaaaatagCGATGTGAGACTAGAAGGTCTCTGGCAACAATCGTCTGTCCTTTTCTGTGGGATTGTCCTTTGGATTAAGTGCAACATAATAAGGTCATGTTTTGTGCATCAGCTCCCTCCTGGGGCCAGGGTATCCAAGGACTGCAGAGATCTTCTGTTGCGGCTGCTAGAGAGAAATCCAGATGCCCGGATCACCTTTGCAGAGTTTTTCACCCACCCTTTTGTAGACATGGAGCATATGCCGAGTTCAGAGAGCCTAGTGAAAGCGGTAAGAGAATAAGAAGAAAGGGAAGTATACgctggcatgtgtgtgtcttctcaAGATGACCACgaataatgtgtgtgtaattggcTGAGCACATGTACACATGTGTCAGTAGGTCATGCCTCCCCCACATGTGCCTTCACGCATGACTCTGCATGCATGCAAAAGAAATGGAGAGTTGTGGCAGTTTGCGTTCAGTGATGCCAGTTCCTATTTCCTCTTTTTAGAAAGAGCTGGTCCTGCAGGCCGTTCAGAAGGACCAGGAAGGGGAGAGGTccgctgctctctctctttactgCAGTGCCCTGGAGCACTTTGTcccctccattcactgtaagaGCAACAACTAACTCTCATAGTCTGTTTGTGGCTTAAGCCCTTCAACAATGCACCGCTTTTGTTCTACCACAATAAACTGGCAAAGTAACAGCAACAAATGTAAAACCAAGCCCTCTCTTCTCCCCGCGCTCCCCAGACGAGACAGACCGACAACGTAAAGATGCCCTCAGGCAGAAGGTAGGTCTGAAAATCCTCCCAGCATTCACATTTggattactttttattttcagttggTCTTCATTTCCACACTCCAGTGGCTTTCACTTGGAAGTGATTTATCCTCTATGAATACCATATAATGTGGATGGCGAACATATGGAGTGGTTGACATGATTAAGTTGAGTCAATGTAAGAGGACTTCCTGCAGGTCAGCCAGTATGTGTCCAGAGCCGAGGAGCTGAAAGCCCTGGTGGCCTCAGACAACAGACTGAGCTTTGAGGAGGCCCGGACGTCCAGGGATGTCCTCCGAGGTATATGCAGATTTGaatgaatacatattttttattattgtcatgCATACAATAAAATATGCCCTTCACACACAGGCTTACAAGACACCATTACCTAGGACAAAGGACCAGATGCCAAAGTAACCACATACCATAAACAAATAAaccttcttgtcttttttttgccaaGCTTCAGAAACAAAAGTCTCCTActtataaatattaaattaaaaaaaccacACCAATGGTCATCATCCGTGGACTAGAACATTTCAAGATTTAGGACAGACATTTCATGTCTTGTACATGGGATGTATGTAAACATCTTCTTGTACATAAAATGTGCTATTTAAGTAATGGAAAATTGCATTAAACTGCTGTATAGCAAAGatatttcagttcagtttatttacaAAAGTTAAAATACAAGCACAATCATAAGACATAATGCAAATATGTGAAATGGGGAAACCCTGATAAGCTTTTTGAAGCTTGTACATAGGGGTCCAGACACTAGCAAACAATACACATTATAAATTGTATATTATTGTTTGAATAAAACAGGGAACAAAGAATATAATTCACAATgtacaagaagaagaaacccTCACTACCTTGACCCTACCTGCGTGGTCCCAAGACATTTATTCCATCAGTCTAAGCATTGGTTAAATAGATAAAAtgcaataaacacaaaactgtaacaagggaaataaaaaaaaaaaatgatttcagaGTCACTAGTTTAGAAGTCCCAAACCTTGTTGGATTCTTTTTACAACTTCTTTACGGAAATGTTCTTTTCCCTTGCCcaagaggtcagaggtcagggtcAGCTATGGAATGGAAGTTCTTGGTCTCTTAGGGATTTGGTTTTTTGCTCAAGAACAGACTATGCTCTATTAACCTGTTGCTCTAAAGTCAACATTATACAATCTTTTCAAAATCTATCTCAAATCTATggagccccggaggtgacatggaggaaaaCTGTCCTGGGTACAAACACGTTTGTAtgattttgactttgttttgcaggaTCTCGAGTTTTATTTTCAAGATCTTGaaatcttcaaaaaaaacatctcaactTTTAAACTCAAGATCTGGAGTTTGTACTGACATGTACTGGTGTTTGtacccagtacatgtttttttttaattttttcattgttgtttttgtttctccctCCATGTTACCTCCGGGGCTCCTTACAAATCCACATCACTGGagtcttaaagctatagtgtgtaatTTCACTCGAccccatgaggaattttaagtaatgacaataaaactgtTGGCGC of Etheostoma spectabile isolate EspeVRDwgs_2016 chromosome 1, UIUC_Espe_1.0, whole genome shotgun sequence contains these proteins:
- the ulk3 gene encoding serine/threonine-protein kinase ULK3 isoform X1; this translates as MASNSSFAPPKLSDFILTERLGSGTYATVYKAYRKGDSREVVAVKVVSKKSLNKASTENLLTEIEILKTMRHPHIVQLKDFQWDADNIYLIMEWCSGGDLCRFIRSRRILPERVARRFLQQIACALQFLHERNISHLDLKPQNILLSGSVLKLADFGFAQYMSPWDEQSVLRGSPLYMAPEMVCRRQYDSRVDLWSVGVILYEALFGRAPFASRSYAELEEKIRSNQPIELPPGARVSKDCRDLLLRLLERNPDARITFAEFFTHPFVDMEHMPSSESLVKAKELVLQAVQKDQEGERSAALSLYCSALEHFVPSIHYETDRQRKDALRQKVSQYVSRAEELKALVASDNRLSFEEARTSRDVLREMSRDQPRLLAALEVASAAIAKEEIGFDEHETLDVYQQCLGELLLALAAEPQGRRRELLHSEIKSLMTRAEYLKKHIKMQENQRDVSLDREPLSDTVRSSCCLQ
- the ulk3 gene encoding serine/threonine-protein kinase ULK3 isoform X2; amino-acid sequence: MASNSSFAPPKLSDFILTERLGSGTYATVYKAYRKGDSREVVAVKVVSKKSLNKASTENLLTEIEILKTMRHPHIVQLKDFQWDADNIYLIMEWCSGGDLCRFIRSRRILPERVARRFLQQIACALQFLHERNISHLDLKPQNILLSGSVLKLADFGFAQYMSPWDEQSVLRGSPLYMAPEMVCRRQYDSRVDLWSVGVILYEALFGRAPFASRSYAELEEKIRSNQPIEKELVLQAVQKDQEGERSAALSLYCSALEHFVPSIHYETDRQRKDALRQKVSQYVSRAEELKALVASDNRLSFEEARTSRDVLREMSRDQPRLLAALEVASAAIAKEEIGFDEHETLDVYQQCLGELLLALAAEPQGRRRELLHSEIKSLMTRAEYLKKHIKMQENQRDVSLDREPLSDTVRSSCCLQ
- the ulk3 gene encoding serine/threonine-protein kinase ULK3 isoform X3, producing the protein MASNSSFAPPKLSDFILTERLGSGTYATVYKAYRKGDSREVVAVKVVSKKSLNKASTENLLTEIEILKTMRHPHIVQLKDFQWDADNIYLIMEWCSGGDLCRFIRSRRILPERVARRFLQQIACALQFLHERNISHLDLKPQNILLSGSVLKLADFGFAQYMSPWDEQSVLRGSPLYMAPEMVCRRQYDSRVDLWSVGVILYEALFGRAPFASRSYAELEEKIRSNQPIELPPGARVSKDCRDLLLRLLERNPDARITFAEFFTHPFVDMEHMPSSESLVKAKELVLQAVQKDQEGERSAALSLYCSALEHFVPSIHYETDRQRKDALRQKVSQYVSRAEELKALVASDNRLSFEEARTSRDVLREMSRDQPRLLAALEVASAAIAKEEIGFDEHETLDVYQQCLGELLLALAD